From the Budorcas taxicolor isolate Tak-1 chromosome 1, Takin1.1, whole genome shotgun sequence genome, one window contains:
- the LOC128050481 gene encoding LOW QUALITY PROTEIN: transmembrane and coiled-coil domains protein 1-like (The sequence of the model RefSeq protein was modified relative to this genomic sequence to represent the inferred CDS: substituted 1 base at 1 genomic stop codon) — translation MHQGLKDVGTKVTGFSEGVVDSVKGGLSSFSQATHSAAGAVVSKPREIASLIRNKFGSADNIPNLKGSLEEGQVDEAGKALGAISTFQSSPKYGSEEDCSSATSGSVGANSTAGGLAVGASSSRTNTLDMQSSGFDALLHEVQEIRETQAXLKESFETLKEHYQRDYSLIMQALQEERYRCERLEEQLNDLTELHQNEILNLKQELASIEEKIAYQSYERARDIQEALEECQTRISKMELQQQQQQQVVQLEGLENATAQNLLGKLINILLAVMAVLLVFVCTIANCVVPLMKTRSRTFSTLLLVVFIAFLWKHWDALLGYVQSCFSSPR, via the coding sequence ATGCACCAGGGGCTGAAGGACGTGGGCACCAAAGTGACAGGCTTCAGCGAAGGCGTGGTGGACAGCGTCAAGGGGGGGCTGTCCAGCTTCTCCCAGGCAACCCACTCGGCTGCTGGGGCCGTAGTCTCCAAGCCCAGAGAGATCGCGTCTCTAATTCGAAATAAGTTTGGCAGCGCCGACAACATCCCCAACCTGAAGGGCTCTTTAGAGGAAGGGCAGGTGGACGAGGCAGGGAAGGCCTTGGGGGCCATTTCCACCTTTCAGTCCAGCCCCAAGTATGGGAGTGAGGAGGACTGTTCCAGCGCCACCTCGGGCTCAGTGGGCGCCAACAGCACCGCCGGCGGCCTCGCCGTAGGAGCATCCAGCTCCAGAACCAACACCTTGGACATGCAGAGCTCAGGGTTCGATGCACTATTGCACGAGGTCCAGGAGATCCGGGAAACCCAGGCCTGACTCAAGGAATCCTTTGAGACCCTCAAGGAGCATTATCAGAGGGACTATTCGCTAATAATGCAGGCCTTACAGGAGGAGCGATACAGATGTGAACGACTAGAAGAGCAGCTGAATGACCTGACAGAGCTCCACCAGAATGAGATCTTGAACTTGAAGCAGGAATTGGCCAGCATAGAAGAGAAAATTGCATACCAGTCCTACGAACGGGCCCGGGACATCCAGGAGGCCTTGGAGGAGTGCCAGACCCGCATCTCCAAGatggagctgcagcagcagcagcagcagcaggtggttcAGCTGGAGGGGCTGGAGAACGCCACTGCCCAGAACCTGCTGGGCAAGCTCATCAACATCCTCCTGGCGGTCATGGCGGTCCTTTTGGTCTTCGTGTGCACGATCGCCAACTGCGTGGTCCCGCTCATGAAGACTCGCAGCAGGACATTCAGCACGTTGCTCCTCGTGGTGTTCATCGCCTTTCTCTGGAAGCACTGGGACGCCCTCCTGGGCTACGTGCAGAGCTGCTTCTCCTCACCCAGATGA